The genomic DNA CTGACCCATAAACGACCCCAGCACACCGAAGACCATCACACTCCCTGGTTCCAGCGAGATATCTGTAATCTCTCACTgtcttgctcctctctctctctctctctccccctaaccccaccttctctctccacctccctctcccctctctatttcacTTCATTCAACCTATCCTCTCcagtctcccttctctcccccctccctctctcatcccagaCCCCACCCTTTCTCTTTCCCCTGGTGTACACTgtagaacagggtaatggaacacacagacaccagaGAGTCTCTGGGAATGGAAGGTTTATTCTGCTGACGACAGGTTTCACCTTCCCTTCGATCCCAATAGAACCCATTATTACATTCATGTTAAGCAATATGCCGTGATGATGGATATAGTTGTCAATGATACTGATCAGACCTGATGAGGAGTATTACGATCAATAACAACACTAATCAGAGTTAGAGTTAATGCTACATCAGAAGATTCAACATCACTGACTCAACAAAATTCACAAGCATCAGCATTTAAACAATGGCTGGGCTAGACTCAAACAGTGAAAAAGCCATCttttaattaaaaataataataaaatagtgAAATGTGTTTACGAGTTGCACAGTGTCATAGTGAGTCTAATGAGGAGATTAGTGGAGATCAATAGATTACCAGATGTAAGTAGAGTATAAATGACTTGAGATGATGAGATAGAGATGACGACATGGGATGGACAGTTTAAAACAGAGATAATAATGTTATCTGAGATGTACCAGACGACATGGGATGGACAGTTTAAAACAGAGATAATAATGTTATCTGAGATGTACCAGACGACATGGGATGGACAGTTTAAAACAGAGATAATAATGTTATCTGAGATGTACCAGACGACATGGTGTGGCTGATTGATTGAATTGGTGTTCCTATTGATTTGTGATGATGGTACAAGCTTGCATGCGGAGTGTGGCTGGCTATGATTTGGCAGAAACCAAACCAATGAATACATTGTATAAAACTTGATATCAACATATTTGAATACTGTTCACACTGTGAAACTATATTACAGAGACAATATAATATGAAACTGACTAATAAATACTCGATACACAGGTAAATATACAAAATGTATGTCTTCTTCAAATTCTGGACTAAAAAAACAATGGTAGACATTTTCCAGATGGCTCCGATAGCAGACACATTACAATACAAAGACCTGCTACATTTTCTTTTCAACAATAACGTGACGGCACATCCAGTCCAATAATAAAGATAATATTAATAGAATAGCATACAGAAGTACACACAGAATACACTATAAATGTCAAGacagaaaaatataaaaatagcATTCACAATAAAATAATGATCCATATCAGAAGAAATACATCGTAGTAAATAGTAGTACGATAGCAGTACACAGTGAGGGAGGTTTTGTTTGATCAGTCTGGAGGTACTAGCTGTATCTGAAACAGCAGCCCTTTCCTATACTAGTGCACTGTGGGAGTGTTTTGGCCCAAagtactatagggaatagggttccatttcagatTTCCCCATTGTTATTGTAGTACTAGAGTAGTACATAGTCTAGTGTATATTGTCCTGGCTGTAGGTTGTTATTGTAGTACTAGAGTAGTACATAGTCTAGTGTATATTGTCCTGGCTGTAGGTTATTATTGTAGTACTAGAGTATTACATAGTCTAGTGTATATTGTCCTGGCTGTAGGTTGTTATAGTAGTACTAGAGTAGTACATAGTCTAGTGTATATTGTCCTGGCTGTAGGTTGTTATTGTAGTACTAGAGTAGTACATAGTCTAGTGTATATTGTCCTGGCTGTAGGTTGTTGTTGTAGTActactacagtaatacagtagtatTGATTCTCCAGTGTCTGTTGGCTGTATATGGTTGGTGTTGGCTGTAGTTTTTGCTGCTTGGCAGGAGGAGTCGGACTGTTTGGTTTTGTAGTCCTGTGAAGTGTGTGAtcagacacacatacacgtacGCACTCAAGTCTCTCTTGctctgacacactcacacacacacacacaagcatctttctttgacacacacacacagacacacacagacacacacacacacacacagacacacacacacagacacacacacacgcacgcacgcacgcacacgcacacgcacacacactcacatgatTGTGCAACACTTGCAACTCGGTTTCttttccttctccccctcctcccctcctcccccatttGCTTTCCCCTTCTCACCCGTACTCCCATTGGCTGCTGCCTgggtctccgtctccccctctcctacccCCTTCCCCTCCCCGTCTGGTAGCGTCACAAACTCCGCCTTGACTGAGCCGTCTCCACCCTCTGTCCCCCCTGCCTTTCCCACCTCCCCTGCTGTCTCACCCTCCAGAGTTGTATAGCCCATGAAGACCAGGGTAACAGGGTTCTCAGCACTGGCCTGGTCTGGACTGGGACCCAACAGCTTGGCTTCTACTCCTGTTAGTTCTCTTCTAGGACTCTGGTTCTGTGATACTCCATTTACAgctggggagagaagggagaggagagaggggggaaatagagagggggagagaagggagaggagagaggggggaaatagagagggggagagaagggagaggagagaggggggaaatagagagggggagagaagggagaggagagaggggggaaatagagagggggagagaaaagagaggagagaggggggaaatagagagggggagagaagggagaggagagaggggggaaatagagagggggagagaagggagaggagagaggggggaaatagagagggggagagaaaggagaggagagaggggggaaatagagagggggagagaaaagagaggagagaggggggaaatagagagggggagagaagggagaggagagaggggggaaatagagagggggagagaagggagaggagagaggggggaaatagagagggggagagaaaggagaggagggaaatagagagggtgagagaagggagaggagagaggggggaaatagagagggggatagaagggagaggagagaggggggaaatagagagggggaaagaagggagaggaaaggggggaaatagagaggggagagaagggagaggaaagggtggaaatagagaggggagagaagggagaggaaaggggggaaataaagagggggaaagaagggagaggaaaggggggaaatagagagggggagagaagggagaggaaaggggggaaatagagagggggagagaaagaggagagtgagagaggggggaaatagagagggggagagaaagaggagagtgagagaggggggaaatagagagagggagagaaaggtgagtgagagagggaaatagagagggggagagaaagaggtgagtgagagatgggggaaatagagagggggagagaaagaggtgagtGAGAGGGGGGGAGCTGGTTAGGCTCTACATTAACACAAATCTAGAAAACATtagccaggtttccatccaactgtTTTTATGTGAATAAAGTACTGTCATATAAAAATAGTTTGCATCATATAATCAGCAAATGTTGGTAAACTTTTGGTACTTTTTTAACAAATGGAAAAAAAAGCAATACCACATGGAAAATACTGACCTCCGTTCTCTTTGGTCATGACCGGATTCTCCAGCTCCTCTATATCCTGCTCCAagctgacacagacacacacacacacacacacacgcacgcacgcacccacgcacgcacacacacacacacacacacacattaattacACATGAATGGAGTGTGTGGAGAAAGAGTCGACAACAACGACCGGcaacggtgtgtgtgtgggtgtgggtgtgcgtatgtgtgtgtatgtatgtgtactaACCAGAGGATGCT from Oncorhynchus clarkii lewisi isolate Uvic-CL-2024 chromosome 7, UVic_Ocla_1.0, whole genome shotgun sequence includes the following:
- the LOC139412929 gene encoding paralemmin-1-like, with the translated sequence MRETPKERDAIRDKIKESAVGMAEVSQQERIQAIAEKRKRQTEIENKRRQLEDDRRQLQHLKSKALRERWLLDGAPEEDETQRRLQEDEERTKALEKSILCLEQDIEELENPVMTKENGAVNGVSQNQSPRRELTGVEAKLLGPSPDQASAENPVTLVFMGYTTLEGETAGEVGKAGGTEGGDGSVKAEFVTLPDGEGKGVGEGETETQAAANGSTGEKGKANGGGGEEGEKEKKPSCKCCTIM